The Pseudarthrobacter defluvii DNA window GAGCCTGCCTTGTCCGCGGCTGCCGCGTTCGGTGACGGCGGCAGGGCGCACGTACGCGTGGGAGGTTCCCAGTTCGCCGTGCAGTTCCCACAGCAGGTCCACCAGGTCGTCGTGAGACCCCAGCCGTTCCACCAGGGGGCGGTAACGGGCGTGGATGGACTCCCAGTCCTGGCCGGCCATGTCCTCGGTCCAGAAGAAGTCGCGCTGCAGGCGCCAGGCCTCGTCGAACGCCTGTCCCCAGACGCTCAGGGGATCCATCAGGACACGGATCCGGCCCAGGTCCACTTTGACCACCTTGCCGGATTCCTCATCTGCCTTGGCATCCGACGGAACCACGGTCACCTGCTTGTCGGCAACGAGCACCACTTTGCTGCGGTCGCCGGAGAGGCGGTAGCTGTCCACGGCGTCCACGAGGGTCGCCTGCTTGCGCCGCGCGATGTCGTACCGGACCAGGCTGGGACGGGCGTCCTTGTCCTCCTGGCTGGCCTTCCCGTCGCCGGTTACGCCGGCCAGGACCGAGTCGAGCCAGAGGAGTGCACCGTCAACGGCTTCCAGCGAGCTGTAGTTGCCCTGCGGAACAGGCACACCGATCACGCGGTGGGCCAGGCCCTCCGCATCCACCGTAACGGCAGGCACGGCACTGTCCCCGGCCTCGTCTGCGTCCGTGGGTTTTGCGTCCGCACCGGCGTCCGGTTCCGCGCCCGCGGGATCAACCGAAGGGCCAAAGGGCGACGGCGTCTCAGCCGTCAGTGCCACCAGGTACGGCTTGATGGGGCTGGGGAAGGAGAGGTCGAACGAGTGCCCGTCATACACGGGGTCGAAGCTGCGGTTGGACAGGAAGGCGAGGAATTTCCCGTCCGGCGTGAATGCCGGTGAGGCATCGCGGAAGCGGCCGTCAGTGACGTCCACGGGTTCGGCGTCGAGCCGGTCCACGGTGGCCAGGCGCAGCCGGCTGCGCGAACCGAAGGACGTGACCGGCTCCGACCACGCGAGCCAGCGTGAGTCCGCCGACCACGCCAGTTCGGAGATGCTGCCTTCTCCGATGCTGGCCACCTGGCGAAGGTCACCGTTGCCCGTGTCCATCACGTACACGTCGCCGAACGACGTCCCGAGGGCTACCCACCGGCCGTCCGGGCTTGCTTCCAGGGAGCTGGCCCGCGAAGGTGTGGGAACACTGATTCCTGCCGCTGCCGCCGGCGTCTGGGCTTCCGCGCCCGGAGCGCCTGCCTGCGGTGCAACATCAGCCTGCTCGTCGTCCGCGGGAGCATGGGCAGTACTTGCCGCCAGCACCGCGGCCCCGGATGCGGGAACGGGCTGCGGCAGGCTGACCGTTCCCTCCGCCGCCTGGTCCGTGTCCGGGGAACCTGGTGTTTCGGAGACTGCAGTACGTGAAGCGGCGCCGGCCTTGCCCCTTCCTGCTTCTGCCTGGGCAGCGGTGTGCGGGACGGGCGCGGCAATGTCCCTGATGTTCAGCGCTTCAACACCGCCGTGGTCGGCGATATAGGCGATCCGGCCGTCACCGAGGGGCCTGGGAAGCCTGCCACGCACTCCGGGGGTGGCCTCAACGATGCGGGAGGGCCCGTCCTTGTGCCGCAGCCAGTGGATGGTGCCGTGCGTTTCCACGGCGCTGGCGGCACCTGTCGTGTCCGGCACCACGGCGCCAAGGTGCTTGACGGCGTCGAGGAGAGCGGGACGCCTGGTCTGCGAGGCGGAGCCGAGGGTAATGTCCAGCTTGGCCGCTTCCGAGGCGAGGTCCTGGAGGACCCAGAGTTCGCCGGCGGACTCGAAGATCACCCGCTTGCCGTCGGTGGCGGCGTGCCGGACGTAGAAGTCCTGGTGGTCGGTGTGGCGCCGGAGGTCTTGTCCGTCGGGAAGCACCGAGTACAGATTTCCGTAGCCCTCGTGGTCGGAGAGGAAGGCGATCCGGCCGTCCACCCAGAGCGGGTCGGTGAGGTTGCCGTCAAGGTCGGGCAGGAGGCGCTCGAATTCACCATTGCCGTCGCGGTCAATCCACAGCTTCCCGGCCGTTCCACCGCGGTACCGCTTCCACCATGCCGGTTCTCGGGACAGCACGCTTGCCAGCACCACAGGACGCTCATCCCCTACTTCGGGCCCGTACGCCACGGATTCCACCGGACCATAGGGGAGTTCCTGTGCCCAGCCGCCTTCCAGGGGAACACTGTAGGCGTGGGTGTGCCGGCTTTCCGCCTGCCGGAAGGCGCTGGTGACCACAACGGCCCCTCCGGCGGTGAATCCCCTGACCTTTGTGGTGCTGTGGCCAAAGTAGGTGAGCTGCCGGTACCCGCCGCCGTCGACCTGTGCCGACACAACCTCCGGAGCTGTTCCCTGGACCACGGTCCACACCAGCCGCTTGCCGTCCGGGGTGAAACGCGGGTTGCGGGCAGGCAGTTGGAGCGACGAGACACGCCAGGCACGGCCGCCGTCCAGGGGCGCGATCCACACGTCGTCCTCGGCCACGAAGGTGACCAGATCGCCGTGCAAATGCGGGAAACGGAAGTAACTCGAAGAGGTCATCGTTCGATCATAGTCAACCCCTCCCCCGCCCTGCGGGAGGCACACAACCCGCTGTGACGTGGTGTGATGGACCATGCACATTGTCATGGCCGGCGCCTCCGGGCTCATCGGCACCTCCATGTCCGCCGCCTTCCGCGCGGCCGGCCACTCCGTAGTGACCTTGGTCCGGCGCCCGCCTGCCCGTGCAGACGAAGTCCGCTGGGACCCGGTGGCCGGCGTCCTGGAGCCCTCTGCGCTCGCCGGCGCTGACGCCGTGGTCAACCTTTCCGGCGCCGGCATAGGTGACAGGCCATGGACGCGGGGGCGGGTGGAGGAGCTCTTCAGTTCCCGCTTGGGCCCCACCAGGACCCTGGTGCACGCCATGGCGCAAATGGATGCGCCGCCGGCCTCCTTCATCAGCCAGTCGGCGTCCGGTTACTACGGCGACGCCGGAAATACGGTCCTGCGCGAGGACGCACCTGCAGGCTCCGGCACCCTCGCGCAGATCTGCGTCGAGTGGGAGCAGGCGGCACTGGCGGCGCCGGCAAGCGTGCGCGTGGTGCTGCCCCGCACGGGAGTGGTGTTCAGCCGTTCGGGCGGAGCGCTGGGGAAACTGCTACCACTGCTGCGGCTGGGTGTTGGCGGTCCCTTTGGCAACGGACGCCAGTTCTGGCCCTGGGTCACCCTTGCGGATGTTTCCGCCGCCTTCCTTTTCCTCCTGGACTCTCCGGTCTCCGGCCCGGTCAATGTCACCGCACCTGAACAGGCGGACGTCAACACGATTGTGGCGGCGCTGGCCCATGCCCTTCACCGGCCTGCCGTGCTGCGGGTTCCGGCCCCTGTGCTGCGCACGGTGATGCCGGGACTGGGCGAGGAGCTCCTGCTGTACAGCCAGCGGATGGAACCGGCGGTGCTGGCATCCGCCGGCTTCCAGTGGCAGCACGGCAGCCTGGAAGACGCTGCCCGCTGGGTGGCCGCCAAGGACGGCTCCGCCTAGCTGCCCCGGCCACGGGTAGGCCAGGACCCCACACGGCCGGCTCCGCCACCGGTTCACGGGACGGCGAGGACGTCGCTGACCCGCCACTGGCCATCCTTCGAGACCAGGACCAACCGAAGCGCCTGTGGCTGGCTGGGTACCCCCGCGGCAAGCACGGTGTTCCCCGCGTCGACCCTGCGGAAGCCGGAGGTTGCGGACACCACCCGGACGACGGCGAGGTCCGGGGTGGCGCCCTCTTCCGCCGCCACCCCGGAAAGTGTGCTGGCGAACCCGGCCAGGCGGTGCCCGGCGGAACGGAGTGGGGCGGCTATGCGTTCGTCGGCGGCAGCTGCAGCGGAGCCGGGCACGTTCACGTCGTCGAGCAGCTCCAGCCTGCCGCTGCTGAACGCATAATCCCGCAGCGATGCAAGGCCCTGCACGGCAACGGCGGGATCAGCTGCCCGGGCCCGCTGCCTGGCATCGTCGACCGGCGCTGCGGTTCCTGTTCCCCCGTGCACAACGGCTCCGGTCGGAGGTGCTGATGCAGGCGGCCAACCGGCCGCAGCGGTGCCGGGCCAGGGCGGCTGCGCGCCGGCAGACAGCCACCACATCCCGGCAACCGCCGCGACGATGACGGGAAGGAGCGCCAGCACCAGCGTCCTTCCCGTCCGTCCGGCGGCAGACCCCTCGGCATGTTTCCTGCGCTCTCGGGCGGCGGCTTTCCTCCGCAGTCCGGCGGCGGCCTTCGTTCCGGCCGAGGGCACATGTTCTGCCGCGGAATGGCGTCTTGACCGGCCGAGGGGTGGAGTGCTGGAAGCCGGGGCATAGGACAAGGCGGACCAGCGGCTCGTCGCCATGCGGCGGCGCAGAGCCTGGAGTTTCCGCCGGAGGCCGCCACCCCTCGTTTCGGGGGCAGTGTGCCGCCGCGTCAACAGCTCAGGCAGGACGGTGGGGTGGACGGCGTCGGAAAGGTCCACGGGCTGCGGTTCGGCGCTGCGGTAGACGGCCGTGGCAAGCGCCAGCGCGTCAGGGCGCAGCCGCCGGTCCTCATTCAGCCCTGCTTCCAGCACTGCGGCGAGTTCCTTGGGCACGCCGGGAACCAGGAGGGACAAGGGCGGCCGGTCGGCAGTGCGGCCGGGCGCAACACCTGTCAGGCAGAACCAGCCAAGCGCGGCAGCGGAGTAAACGTCCCGTTCGGGCTGCAGGCCGGCACGGACGGCGTCGATCGGCGACGGATCAAGGAAGCCCAGCGTTCCGGCGGTTCCCGCGCCGCCGGGGTCCCCGAGCATCCGGGCAACGCCGACATCCGACAGCATGGGTTTGCCCTGCCCGGTGAACAGCACATTCCCCGGGGAGACATCCGAATGGGTAAAACCTTTACCGTGCAGATAGCCCAGGGCCTGCGCGATGGGAGTCAGGACGGTGACGGTCTCCCCCACACTGAGCCTGCCACGCGCGGCCACCAGCTGCGCCAGGGAGCCGCCGGCAGCATAGTCCATGGTCAAGGCCTTCCCGCTGCCCGAATCCGCAACCCGCACCGCATCGTGGGCCCTGACCAAATGCTGGTGGTCCAGGACCGACAGGATGCGGATCTCCCGCCGCATCTCCTCCTCGGTAACGGCTGTGCCACCCCGCACCCTGCTGCCGGCTTTGCGGAAGCACTTGAGCGCAACATCCCTTCCGGTCCGCTGTTCCCGGGCCAGCCATACATCCGCGCTGCCGCCCCTGCCCAGCAGCCGGCCGACGTCGTACCCGGGGACATCCGGCACCTGTGCATCATCCATGGAACATGTCTAGCCGAGTTCCGGGCCCGCTGCAGAAGTTATCCACAGCCCTGGCTGCCGCAGTCACAATGGAAGCCGCCGGTGAGCTTGGACACTAAACCGGGCCCGCGTGGCCGCGGGGTCTAAGCTGGATGCCATGACTCTTGAGTTTTCACAGCTGGGTCTTGCCCCCGACCTCGTTGATTACATGGAAGGCTGGGATGCCCAGCGCGAACTCCATGACAAAGTTGTCGCCGGAGTTGCCCCCAGCACAGTCCTGCTTTTGGAGCACGCCGCCGTTTACACGGCAGGCAAGCTGACAGAGGACCATGAGCGCCCGTTTGACGGCACGCCCGTGGTTCCGGTGGACCGCGGCGGCAAGCTCACCTGGCATGGCCCGGGACAGCTGGTGGCCTACCCCATCCTGAGGCTGAAGAACCGCTCCGGCATCCGGGATTACGTGGAGCGCCTGGAAGACATCATGATCACCGTTATGGCGGACCACGGCATCAAGGCCGAACGTATCAAAGGGCGCGCCGGCGTATGGATCAAGGCCGACTCCAAAGGCCCGGACCGCAAGATCGCCGCAATCGGCATCCGCGTGCTGAACGGCGTCACGATGCACGGCGTCGCCATCAACTGCAGCAATGACCTGGCGCCGTACGGGCAGATCATTGCCTGCGGCATCACCGACGCCGGCGTAACCACCATGTCCCTGGAGACAGGGCGGGAGATCCGGCCCGCGGATATTATGGACCGGTTCGTCGCGGAGTTCCGCAAACATGAAGAAGCATTGGTTTCGAGCCCTGAAGGAGCTCTACTGTGACATTGGCACCTGAAGGCCGGAAGATGCTGCGGATCGAGCAGCGCAATGCTGCGGTCCCGGTGGAGCGCAAGCCGGAGTGGATCAAGGCCAAGGTCCAGATGGGCCCGGAGTTCGTGGGCCTGAAGAACCTGGTGAAAAAGGAAGGCCTGCACACCGTCTGTGAAGAGGCCGGCTGCCCGAACATCTTCGAATGCTGGGAAGACAAGGAAGCCACCTTCCTGATCGGCGGCTCTGAATGCACCCGCCGCTGCGACTTCTGCCAGATCGACACCGGTAAACCCTCACCCCTGGACCGGTTCGAACCCACCAAGGTGGCCCGCTCCGTCCAATCCATGCAGCTGCGCTACGCCACCGTCACCGGTGTGGCCCGCGACGACCTCGAAGACGAAGGCGTCTGGCTCTACGCCGAAACCGTCCGCAAGATCCACGAACTGAACCCCGGCACCGGCGTCGAACTGCTCATCCCCGACTTCTCCGGCAACCCCGACCACATCGCCGCGATCTGCGACTCCAAACCCGAGGTCTTCGCGCACAACGTCGAAACCGTGCCAAGGATCTTCAAAAGGATCCGCCCCGCCTTCCGCTACGACCGCTCCCTGGACGTCATCACCCAGGGCCGCAATCACGGCATGGTCACCAAATCCAACCTCATCCTGGGCATGGGCGAAACCCGCGACGAAATTTCCGAAGCCCTCCGCGACCTCCACGAGGCGGGCTGCGACCTGATCACCATTACCCAGTACCTGCGCCCGTCCGAGCGGCACCTGCCCGTGGACCGCTGGGTCAAACCCCAGGAATTCGTCGACCTACAGCACGAAGCCGAAGAAATCGGGTTCCTCGGCGTCATGTCCGGGCCCCTGGTCCGCTCCTCCTACCGCGCCGGCCGCCTCTGGGCCACCGCCATGCGCAAAAAAGGCCGCGACATCCCCGCCGAACTCGCCCACATCGCAGAAGGCATCCAGGACTCCGGCACCACCCGCCAGGAAGCCGCCACCCTCCTGGCAACCCACTCCTGACCCGGGAAATGTAAGGGGGCCAAGGGCCGGACGCCGGAAGTTTGAAGCGTCCGGCCCTTCGGTTTAAGTCACGTAGAATTGAGGCACTATGGCGAAATCCCCTGACTCCAGCAACTCCCCTTCCGCGGGCTCAAGCGCGGTGAAGCGCGGCCTGTTCACGCGCAAGCCCAAGGAAGCAAAGGCCAAGAAGCCCAGCCGGCTCAAGCAGATCGGCGAGGTCTTCACCATGACCCGCCGCCACGATCCCATGGTGCCGTGGCTGATGCTCGCGGTCTTCCTTGGTGTTGTGGCCGTAAGCTTCCTGGTGGGTTTCTGGCTGGACAACTGGATCACCGGCCTGATCATCGGCATTCCGCTCGGCCTGCTGGCCGCCACCTTCATCCTGTCCCGCAGGGCAGAACGGGCCGCGTTTGCCCAGATTGAAAACCAGCCCGGCGCCTCCGGCGCTGCCCTCGGGACCCTCCGTAGGGGCTGGATTACCGAGGAACAGCCTGTGGCTGTGAACCCCCGCACGCAGGATGCCGTGTTCCGTGCCGTTGGTCGTCCCGGCGTCGTCCTTGTCAGCGAAGGCCCCACCCACCGGGTGAAGCCGCTGCTCGATGCCGAGCGCAAGCGCCTGGCGCGGATCCTGCCCAACGTTCCTGTCCACACCATCCAGACGGGGCGCGGCGAGGGCCAGGTGCCGCTGAGCCAGGTGGCCAAGCAGATGGGCAAGATGAAGAACGAACTGACCAAACTGGAAGTCAGCACCGTCTCCAAGCGCATCGCCTCCATGGGCAACAGGCTTCCCATCCCCAAGGGCATCGATCCCTACAAGGCCCGTCCCAACCGCGGGCGTTAGCCACCAGGACGCCCCGGTACCGGCACAGCCGGCCGCCGGGGCGTTTTTTCTTGCCCCAACCCGCCCCGCATTTACCTGTGACAGGAGTCGACCATGCCCCTCCGGACAACCGTGATCCGCATCTTCCGCATCCTCGCTGTGGCCGAAGCGTGCAGCTGGGCTGCGCTGCTGACCGGAATGTACTTCAAATGGGTCGCCCGCACCACGGAACTTGGCGTCGAGATCGCCGGGCCTGTCCACGGTGCGCTGTTCATCGGCTATGGGGCTGCGGCGCTGATGCTGTGGCGCCTGCAGCGGTGGCCGTTCCTGGTGGCTGTATTGGCCGGGCTCTCCGCCGTCTTCCCGTTCGCCACCATCCTGTTCGAGGTGTGGGCCGGCAGGCGCGGTTACCTCGCTGCTGACCGGGGAGCTGAGGCTGCAGCCGACCTGGAACCCAGCCGGGCCTAAGCGGAGAGGGTCCGGCCTGTTGGAGTCGATTGATACAGGGGCGAAGCTGCGGGAGCCGGTGACGGGCATGCAGGGCCGCCGGCGGGTGGTAGCCGTCCTCTCCCTGCTCGGGGCAACGCTGTTCTGGGCCGGCAACTACGTTGTGGGCGCCGGTGCAGTCCAGAGCATCGACCCGCTGAGCCTGGTGTTCCTGCGGTGGGCTCTCGCGTTGGTGCCGCTGCTCGTGATTGCCCAACTGGTGGAGCGGCCGTCCTGGCGCTCCGTGCTGGCCGCGTGGCCGTGGCTGCTCGCCTTGAGCGTCTGCGGCCTGCTCGGCTACAACCTCCTGCTTTACTTTGCTCTGGAGCACACGGACGCCTTTAATGCGTCGCTGATCAATGCGTTTAATCCTGCTCTGATCACGCTGGCCGCCACGGTCTTCCTGCGCGAGAGGCTCACACCGCTGGCGGTGGCGGGCGTCCTGATGGCTCTGGCGGGCGTCCTGATCGTCATCAGCGGAGGGAATGTGGGCCGGCTTATGGCCACGGGATTTGGCACCGGTGAAGTACTGATGGTGGGTGCCATCGTAGTGTGGACGGTGTACACGATCACCGGCCGTCGGGCACCGAAGATCCCGCCCATTACTGCCACGGCGGTCCAGGCAGCGGTGGTCGTGGCCATCCTGGGCCCGGTCCGTTTCGCGACGGGCGGCCTGGCGCTTCCCCCTACGACCACCGCGCTGGCGTCACTGTTGTTTATCGCCGTGTTCCCGTCGGTGCTGTCCTACCTGCTGTGGAACCGCGCCCTGACGGTCCTGCCGGCGGCCGGTGCGGGGGTGTTCCTCAACCTCATCACCGTCTTCACCGCAATCCTGACCGTTCTTGCCGGGCAGGTCCACACGGCGGCCCAACTGGTGGGCGGCGCGGTGGTCATCGCAGGCGTGGCGGTGACCAACGCCCCGGCCTTCCGCCGGCCGCGCCGGTTGAAGGAAGCCGCAGAGGAATAAGCCGGAAACGGACGTTTAGCGCCGGATGAGGAGCGTGTTCATGGCCTTGTCATGCAGGCCGCGCTGGTCCGGGTCGAAGATGACTGCGGGGATGACGAGGCAGAGGAGCACCGCCCTGACGAGGGCCGCGAGCGGGCCAGGAGTGCCGCCGCCGGGCTTGACCACGGCGATGCCCATGACGCGGTGGCCGATGCTGTAGCCGAGGGTTCCCACCAGCAGGATCTGTTCGATGGCGAAGACCGCAAGCGTTGCCCACGAGTCGCCGCCAAAGGCGAAGTTGCTGATGACCAGCGCAATGCCCCAGTCGATCATGATCGCCGCGATCCTCCGCCCCGCCCGGGCAATGGATCCCGGGCCGGATTCCGGCAGGCCCAGCCGTTCGCCCGGGTACTTCGAAATGCCGGAGGTGTCCGGTCCGCTGAGCCAGGAGCCAATGTCTTTGCGATCTACCACTGTCCAAGCTTACCGAGCCTCCCCGCACCAGCCCGCCCACAGTGTGGATGGGACTCGACCACACTGTGGACGGAAGATACCGTGGACATAGCAGGGCATTCTGTAACCTGCCCGAAACAATGCGGACACGGACGGGAAATCCCGTATCCCTAGGCTGTTAGCAGTTTCAAGCAATCCCCCGGCAGGTACACCCAGCAGGGAAACAGTATGTTCTCCCTGCTTTTGGATTGCGCTGGATCAATGGCTTGCACGCCAGATATTTACATATGCGTTAGGAGCATAGATGTTCAAGACTGCGGACGAAGTCCTCAAGTTCATCAAAGACGAAGATGTAAAGTTCGTCGATATCCGCTTCACCGATCTTCCGGGTGTCCAGCAGCACTTCAACGTCCCCGCCAAGAGCGTCGACGCCGATTTCTTCATCAACGGCCAGCTCTTCGACGGTTCCTCCATCCGCGGTTTCCAGGGCATCGCCGAATCCGACATGCAGCTGATCCCTGACGTCACCACCGCGTTCCTGGACACCTTCCGCATGGAGAAGACCCTCGCGCTGAACTTCTCGATCGTCAACCCGCGCACCGGCGACCCCTACCACCGCGACCCCCGCGGCGTGGCCGAGAAGGCAGAGGCCTACCTGGCCTCCACCGGCATCGCGGACACCGCGTTCTTCGCTCCCGAGGCCGAGTTCTTCGTGTTCGACAACGTCCAGTACCAGTCCTCGCCGCAGGGCAGCTTCTACAAGATCGACTCCGAGGAAGCCCACTGGAACACCGGCCGCGAAGAAGAGGGCGGCAACCTGGGCTACAAGACCCCCGTCAAGGGCGGTTACTTCCCGGTCTCCCCCACGGACAAGCAGGCTGACCTGCGTGACGCCATGTGTGTTGCCCTGGACGAAGCCGGCCTTGAAGTTGAGCGCAGCCACCACGAAGTTGGATCCGCCGGCCAGGCCGAGATCAACTACAAGTTCACCACCCTGACCCACGCGGCCGATGACCTGCAGAAGTTCAAGTACGTCATCAAGAACACCGCTGACGCCTGGGGCAAGTCCGTCACCTTCATGCCGAAGCCGGTCTTCGGCGACAACGGCTCGGGCATGCACTGCCACCAGTCGCTGTGGAGCAACGGCGAACCGCTGTTCTACGACGAGAAGGGCTACGCCGGCCTGTCCGACACCGCCCGCTGGTACATCGGCGGCCTGCTGAAGCACGCCGACGCTGTCCTCGCGTTCACCAACCCGACGGTGAACTCCTACCGCCGCCTGGTCAAGGGCTTCGAGGCTCCGGTCAACATGGTGTACTCGCAGGGCAACCGCTCCGCCGGTATCCGCATCCCCATCACGGGCTCCAACCCGAAGGCCAAGCGCATCGAATTCCGCGCGCCGGACCCCTCCTCCAACCCGTACCTGGCGTTCGCTGCCCAGCTGATGGCCGGCATCGACGGCATCCGCAACCGCATCGAGCCCCCGGCTCCGATCGACAAGGACCTTTACGAGCTCCCTGCCGAGGAAGCCAAGGACATCCCCAAGGCTCCGGGCAGCCTGGAGGAGGCCCTTGAGGCCCTGCGCGAGGACAACGAGTTTCTGCAGGCCGGCGGCGTCTTCACCCAGGACCTGATCGACACCTGGATCGAGTACAAGTACGAGAACGAGATCCGCCCGCTGTCCCTGCGCCCGAACCCCTACGAGTTCGAGCTCTACTACGGCGTCTAGCACCAACGCTTCCTGAAGCAGCGAAGGCGGCCACCGGTACACCCGGTGGCCGCCTTTTGCGTTGTCCGGACGGTTAGGCCGCGGACGGAGACCTAAGGTGGGGGCCCGCCTCCAGACGTGCTGAGACCGGGAGCCGGACCCCCTGGCGAATGCCCCCCGAGACGAAGACTGTCCAGCCTTCCCCCCAACAAGGTTGGAGAACACCGCCACCCACATAATCGGGCAAACGCTTACTAAGCGCAATGCCGGCCCGGCGCGTTACGCCCGCACAGCAGGGACGTCAGGTGTGGCGAAGCTGTGGAACATGGTGCGCTGCGGCCCTGCCGGGCCTCCCAGATACGGTCCCGCATCAACGAAGCCGGCACGGCGGTAAGCGGCCTGGCCCGCAGGATTTTCGTCATTGACGGAGAGTACGACGCCGGTCTCGCAGCTTTGGTGCCGGGCGGTAAGTTTCCGGGCTGCCTCCACAGCGGCGGCCGCCGCAAGGGCGCCCAGCCCTTTTCCCTGGTGCCGCCGGTCGATGAGGAAGCCGCGCAGCAGCCAGGCCGACCAGTCGTCGGGCCAGCCGGCCAGGCCGGCCGCTCCTTCCTGAAGGGTCAACAGGCCGACAGCATCGCCGCCGGACTCCACGACATAGGGGTGCCGTAACTCTTCCGCCAGTCCTGCCAGGGCCATGCGCAGCGGGTCGCCCACGAAGCGGTCCTGGCCGGGCAGCAGCGACAGGTCCGCGATCGCACCCAGCTGGATGGCACGGGCACCTTCATCGAGGTCCCGCAGGGATATCAGCCAGACCCAGTCAGTGGCCATAGAAGACGCGTTCAAAAACGGCACGTGCCCGCCGGCTCACCCTCAGGTAGTCCTCCTCCAGCGCGGCTGCATGACCCGGCTCGTAGCCGCACCAGCGCGCCACGGCCTCCAGGTCGCGGCGCGAGGACGGCAGGAGGTCGGAGGCCTTACCGCTCCAAATGACGTTCGCGGACCGGATGCGGCTGGCAAGGCGCCAGGCCTCCGCCAGCAGACCGGCGTCGGCAGCATCCAGCAGGCCAAGCTCCTCGGCGGCTGCGAGGGCCTCCAGGGTGGACGTGGTCCGTAGTTCCGGATGCTTCCCGGCGTGCTGCAGCTGGAGCAGCTGGACCAGCCACTCAACGTCGCTGAGGCCGCCGCGGCCCAGTTTGAGGTGGCGTGCGGGGTCAGCACCGCGCGGCAGCCGCTCGGATTCCACCCGCGCCTTGACGCGCCGGATCTCCCGCACGTCCTGTTCCGCCACTGACTCCGGGTACCGGATGGGATCGATGAGCTTGAGGAAGTCGGCCGCCAGGGTGTCGTCACCTGCCATGGGCCGTGCACGCAGCAGGGCCTGGGCTTCCCAGATCAGGGACCAGCGGCGGTAGTACTCGGCGAAGGAGTCCAAAGAGCGCACCATGGCTCCGTTCTTGCCCTCGGGCCGCAGGTCCGCATCCATCTGCAGGACCCGTTCCGCCATGATGGCCGGTTTCAGCGGCTGGGTGAGCAGGCTGGAGACTTTGGCAACGATCCTGCCGGCCTGTTCCTGTGCCTCCGCGTCGGAGAAGCCGGGAAGGGCGCGGTGCACATACATGACATCGGCGTCCGAGCCGTAGCCGATCTCACGTCCACCCTGGCGGCCCATGGCCACCACCAGGACCGTGGTCTTGAGCGGTCCGTCCGCGGAGACTATGCCTTCGGCCACCCGCAGGGCACCGAGGACGGCGGCCCGGTCCGTGTCCGCCAAAGCGCTGCCCACCTGGTCCTGGTCCAGAA harbors:
- a CDS encoding GNAT family N-acetyltransferase — its product is MATDWVWLISLRDLDEGARAIQLGAIADLSLLPGQDRFVGDPLRMALAGLAEELRHPYVVESGGDAVGLLTLQEGAAGLAGWPDDWSAWLLRGFLIDRRHQGKGLGALAAAAAVEAARKLTARHQSCETGVVLSVNDENPAGQAAYRRAGFVDAGPYLGGPAGPQRTMFHSFATPDVPAVRA
- the glnA gene encoding type I glutamate--ammonia ligase, with protein sequence MFKTADEVLKFIKDEDVKFVDIRFTDLPGVQQHFNVPAKSVDADFFINGQLFDGSSIRGFQGIAESDMQLIPDVTTAFLDTFRMEKTLALNFSIVNPRTGDPYHRDPRGVAEKAEAYLASTGIADTAFFAPEAEFFVFDNVQYQSSPQGSFYKIDSEEAHWNTGREEEGGNLGYKTPVKGGYFPVSPTDKQADLRDAMCVALDEAGLEVERSHHEVGSAGQAEINYKFTTLTHAADDLQKFKYVIKNTADAWGKSVTFMPKPVFGDNGSGMHCHQSLWSNGEPLFYDEKGYAGLSDTARWYIGGLLKHADAVLAFTNPTVNSYRRLVKGFEAPVNMVYSQGNRSAGIRIPITGSNPKAKRIEFRAPDPSSNPYLAFAAQLMAGIDGIRNRIEPPAPIDKDLYELPAEEAKDIPKAPGSLEEALEALREDNEFLQAGGVFTQDLIDTWIEYKYENEIRPLSLRPNPYEFELYYGV
- a CDS encoding DUF3817 domain-containing protein; this translates as MPLRTTVIRIFRILAVAEACSWAALLTGMYFKWVARTTELGVEIAGPVHGALFIGYGAAALMLWRLQRWPFLVAVLAGLSAVFPFATILFEVWAGRRGYLAADRGAEAAADLEPSRA
- a CDS encoding RDD family protein, translated to MVDRKDIGSWLSGPDTSGISKYPGERLGLPESGPGSIARAGRRIAAIMIDWGIALVISNFAFGGDSWATLAVFAIEQILLVGTLGYSIGHRVMGIAVVKPGGGTPGPLAALVRAVLLCLVIPAVIFDPDQRGLHDKAMNTLLIRR
- the lipA gene encoding lipoyl synthase, which gives rise to MTLAPEGRKMLRIEQRNAAVPVERKPEWIKAKVQMGPEFVGLKNLVKKEGLHTVCEEAGCPNIFECWEDKEATFLIGGSECTRRCDFCQIDTGKPSPLDRFEPTKVARSVQSMQLRYATVTGVARDDLEDEGVWLYAETVRKIHELNPGTGVELLIPDFSGNPDHIAAICDSKPEVFAHNVETVPRIFKRIRPAFRYDRSLDVITQGRNHGMVTKSNLILGMGETRDEISEALRDLHEAGCDLITITQYLRPSERHLPVDRWVKPQEFVDLQHEAEEIGFLGVMSGPLVRSSYRAGRLWATAMRKKGRDIPAELAHIAEGIQDSGTTRQEAATLLATHS
- a CDS encoding DUF4191 domain-containing protein, producing the protein MAKSPDSSNSPSAGSSAVKRGLFTRKPKEAKAKKPSRLKQIGEVFTMTRRHDPMVPWLMLAVFLGVVAVSFLVGFWLDNWITGLIIGIPLGLLAATFILSRRAERAAFAQIENQPGASGAALGTLRRGWITEEQPVAVNPRTQDAVFRAVGRPGVVLVSEGPTHRVKPLLDAERKRLARILPNVPVHTIQTGRGEGQVPLSQVAKQMGKMKNELTKLEVSTVSKRIASMGNRLPIPKGIDPYKARPNRGR
- a CDS encoding DMT family transporter translates to MESIDTGAKLREPVTGMQGRRRVVAVLSLLGATLFWAGNYVVGAGAVQSIDPLSLVFLRWALALVPLLVIAQLVERPSWRSVLAAWPWLLALSVCGLLGYNLLLYFALEHTDAFNASLINAFNPALITLAATVFLRERLTPLAVAGVLMALAGVLIVISGGNVGRLMATGFGTGEVLMVGAIVVWTVYTITGRRAPKIPPITATAVQAAVVVAILGPVRFATGGLALPPTTTALASLLFIAVFPSVLSYLLWNRALTVLPAAGAGVFLNLITVFTAILTVLAGQVHTAAQLVGGAVVIAGVAVTNAPAFRRPRRLKEAAEE